GTATTGTCACAGATGTCTCCGCTATATTCGTTGCCAAAACGATTTTTCTAGCATTTGCGGGGGCTGGCAGGAAACATTCTAGTTGTTTATTTTGTGGAAGTTGGGCATAAAGAGGGAAAACTCTCACGCTGGCCACATTGTTTATATTGGTCTAGAGTAATTGGAAAATGTTAAAATCGTAACTAagtatatacaaaaaatatgtatttatacAAAAGTATACCTTGGCAATCTGGCGTATCTGTTGGGCCATAGCCTCGATTTCCTCCTGGCCAGTCAAAAAAATCAATACATCGTGACTAAAATTGCGAAAATTAGTTGTGTTTGCAGCATATAATTATTATCCTTACTTTGATGGCGTATTTCGATGAATGTCGAATAGTGTGACCAAAGTGGCATGCAAGTAATCCGATTGACTTTCCTTTGCATGCATGACTCGGACAGGGTGCGTACGACCTTCCAGGTACATGCCCTTCACTCCAAAATAGCGACCAAAATGAtcaatgtccatagtggcagatGTCACTATAACCTTCAGGGGAAGTAGACTACGCAATCGTCGTTGTCTTTGGGCTTcctttacaatcccaaaaaGGACATCTGTACTCACAGTACGTTCATGAGCTTCGTCCAACATGATAACTGCATAGTTTCTCAGTAAGCGATCTGCAAGTGCTTCGCGTAACAGGAACCCATCTGTCATGAAACGTATTCGAGTCCTGGCGGATGTGCAGTCTTCAAAACGAACTGTGTAGCCCACTGTTTCTCCCAATTGTGAATGTTGTTCCTGGGCCACACGTTTCGCAACCGTAATTGCAGCGACGCGACGTGGTTGGGTCACCGCTATCATTCCTTTGTTGCAAAGTCCCGCTGCTAGGAGAAATTGTGGGATCTGTGTAGTTTTACCCGAACCAGTCTCACCCATAATCAGCAGCGTGTCCGACTTATAGATTTCTTGTATCAAGCGCTTACGGCAACCGGTCACTGGCAAGGCCTGACGCTGTTGTTCCATTTGCATTTTGGATGTTATCTGCTTTGCAGTGGGTTGGTTGGGGTGCTGTGGgccatttgttttgttatttgctCCACCTGCTAAACTAACCCCGTTCGCCTTAAACATTTTTCCATTACTATTTTcgggaccttgaaattttcttttaagcgGAATTATCCCATTTCGAACTGCGGACCCTATAGACTTCAGCGGAGATTTGCTTGGCAAAGTGTATTTGGACTCCATTACATATCAAGATTTATCGCTTCTCTAGATATATGTACAGCAAAAACAAGAATAtatgaaataaacaaacacGTGAATGAAAAAGCCaaatagaaattttaaataaaagtttttgacTAGGGATCACAGacaataaaaatcgatttcgactaatcgattctTTGGTTGAAAAGTCACAGTCGACATTTAGTGGATAAAAGAGAATAAAACAATCGATAAAAATCGAGTTTGATATTATTTTAagtgtgttcgcgtactcaaaaatttgtacaaatttatttatttatatcatgttatagtgaatgaattgaatgctgaacattgtagaagtcattgtgtaatatttcagttcattcggataagaattgcgccttgtaggggctcaagaagcaaaatcgggagatcggattatatgggagctgtatcaagctatagatcgattcagaccatattagacatgtatgttgaaggttatgagagaagccgtcgtacaaaatttctgcaaaatcggatgagaaatgcgccctctagaggctcaataagttaaaatcccagatcggtttatatagtaggtatatcaggttatgtaccgatttgggccgtacttaacgcttttattggaagtcataacaaaacacctcatgcaaaatttcagccaaatcggataagaattgcgcgctctacataaaccaagattggtttatgtgacagctatactatattatgaaccaatttgaatcatacttggcacagttgttggatatcataacaaaatacttcgtgcaaaaattcattcaaatcggataggaattgcgccctctagagactcaagacccaagatcggtttatatgacagctatataaggttatggaccgatttgaaccatacttggcactgttgttggatattataacaaaacacgtcgtgcaaaatttcagtcaagtcggacgagaactgcgccctctagaggttcaagaagccaagaccccagatcggtttagatgacagctatgtcaggttatgtaccgatttatgtcagctatgtcaggttatgtaccgatcagccaaatcggataggaattgcgcccgttagaagcgcaagaagtcaagtccccagatctgtttatatgacagct
The Stomoxys calcitrans chromosome 3, idStoCalc2.1, whole genome shotgun sequence genome window above contains:
- the LOC106083292 gene encoding ATP-dependent RNA helicase DHX33 — encoded protein: MESKYTLPSKSPLKSIGSAVRNGIIPLKRKFQGPENSNGKMFKANGVSLAGGANNKTNGPQHPNQPTAKQITSKMQMEQQRQALPVTGCRKRLIQEIYKSDTLLIMGETGSGKTTQIPQFLLAAGLCNKGMIAVTQPRRVAAITVAKRVAQEQHSQLGETVGYTVRFEDCTSARTRIRFMTDGFLLREALADRLLRNYAVIMLDEAHERTVSTDVLFGIVKEAQRQRRLRSLLPLKVIVTSATMDIDHFGRYFGVKGMYLEGRTHPVRVMHAKESQSDYLHATLVTLFDIHRNTPSNHDVLIFLTGQEEIEAMAQQIRQIAKTNINNVASVRVFPLYAQLPQNKQLECFLPAPANARKIVLATNIAETSVTIPGVRCVIDSGFVKRRIYSPSTGLDVLRVVRISQAQSWQRCGRAGRDAPGTCYRTYTQEEMNAFEKMPKPEILRSNICSTVLQLLALGIDCKSFDFLDRPSPEAMETAYQKLESLGAVRNASTVPELTPLGRQMAQFPLDPQYSKLLLAAPQFSCMEEMLSLVAVLSGDNVFVSSVEKREHANLAHAKFHSKYGDHLTLLNVFSAFQKTEKIKLWCHDNFLNTRNLSYARDVRKQLLEVVERLALQINSCGNNYDQVRKCLLVGLFDNIAELQRDNFYMTITGRQRAKIHPSSVFHGKYRPEYIIFSEIVLTERNFLRQVTEISPEWVAEVVPHFTHLNRIKLSS